In Caproiciproducens sp. NJN-50, the following are encoded in one genomic region:
- a CDS encoding CvpA family protein → MGTFYDLALLCVLLVFVISGLRRGIVRSLIELAGFVVSLVVSVRLSGRFAAAAGPYLANLLPSFRPGQPLSRILAAAVLFAVMELLVHVIATSADHVFRLPVLRQVNMLLGGVFGLVKGVAILFVICALTRLTVPSGHGAASAWKGIENSKILQYMEEKNPVDTLLQADIWSGVDGDAGQKQKL, encoded by the coding sequence GTGGGAACTTTTTATGACCTGGCATTGCTTTGCGTCCTTCTGGTCTTTGTCATTTCAGGCCTTCGCCGCGGAATTGTCCGGTCGCTGATCGAACTTGCCGGTTTTGTCGTGTCCCTCGTTGTTTCCGTGCGTCTGTCGGGGCGTTTTGCAGCGGCCGCCGGCCCTTACCTTGCGAACCTTCTGCCGTCATTCCGGCCCGGTCAGCCGCTGAGCCGGATTCTTGCCGCAGCCGTTCTGTTTGCCGTGATGGAGCTTCTGGTTCATGTGATTGCCACCTCTGCCGATCATGTCTTCCGGCTTCCGGTTCTGCGTCAGGTCAACATGCTGCTAGGCGGCGTTTTCGGGCTGGTCAAAGGTGTGGCCATCCTTTTTGTCATCTGCGCTTTGACCCGGCTTACGGTCCCCTCCGGCCATGGCGCGGCGTCTGCGTGGAAGGGGATCGAGAATTCCAAGATCCTTCAGTATATGGAGGAAAAAAATCCGGTTGATACATTATTACAGGCAGATATTTGGAGTGGGGTAGACGGGGATGCAGGACAGAAACAAAAACTTTAA
- a CDS encoding DUF5711 family protein, with translation MAENGRRFDTAEFDTAKHHPRRDRKAPKVFGEHTVPRWFYRIVLILLLCVAGTLGWMNRDNLAPATVLEWAQARVVGMGLGDGFPHSIAGTSVQPQNFLSADKNVCFASDTSLTVLNSTAKELVSRQHSFSDPVLKLNGGRMLLYNLGGRACQLESINRTIRKINLNQNLIAGALARQGGYALITEAEGYRGELTAYTADGREQSHYWFSDYYPTAAALSPDGSMAAVTGVNTKNGVIQSALYLLNLSDSKVQQPLAVYDGNMLFDICWNGDDAVTAFGDQAAVLIDAGSRSKIECSYGGKQLTAYCASADLTVLGLSSYAGSEDSGLLILNRSGEKLLSPSLQGTVRSVSVFGSAAAALCGSKVYFYTSSPAGPAGTCDAGDDAKAVALRDETSAFILGVSEIRKVSSR, from the coding sequence ATGGCTGAAAACGGGCGCCGGTTTGACACGGCGGAGTTCGACACGGCGAAACATCACCCCAGGAGGGACAGAAAAGCGCCGAAGGTTTTCGGGGAGCATACGGTTCCGCGCTGGTTCTACAGGATCGTTTTGATTCTGCTTCTCTGCGTCGCGGGGACCCTCGGCTGGATGAACCGGGACAATCTGGCTCCCGCGACCGTTCTGGAATGGGCGCAGGCCCGCGTTGTCGGCATGGGACTGGGCGATGGATTTCCCCATTCCATCGCCGGTACTTCCGTTCAGCCGCAGAATTTTCTGTCGGCGGACAAGAACGTCTGCTTTGCGAGCGACACGTCGCTTACGGTGCTGAATTCGACCGCAAAGGAGCTTGTTTCCCGCCAGCACAGCTTCAGCGATCCGGTTCTCAAGCTGAACGGCGGCCGGATGCTGCTCTATAACCTGGGCGGCAGGGCATGCCAACTGGAAAGTATCAACCGCACGATTCGGAAAATCAACCTGAACCAGAATCTGATCGCAGGCGCGCTTGCCCGTCAGGGGGGCTATGCGCTGATCACAGAGGCGGAAGGATACCGGGGGGAACTGACCGCCTATACGGCGGACGGCCGCGAGCAATCCCATTACTGGTTTTCGGACTACTATCCGACGGCGGCCGCCCTGAGCCCCGATGGGAGCATGGCGGCGGTCACCGGCGTCAATACGAAAAACGGCGTGATCCAGTCGGCCCTGTATCTGCTGAACTTGAGCGATTCGAAAGTTCAGCAGCCGCTCGCGGTGTACGATGGGAATATGCTGTTCGACATTTGCTGGAACGGTGACGACGCCGTTACCGCGTTCGGGGACCAGGCCGCCGTGCTGATCGATGCGGGCAGCCGTTCGAAAATCGAATGCAGCTACGGCGGCAAACAACTGACGGCATACTGCGCCTCCGCCGATCTGACGGTTCTGGGGCTGTCCTCCTATGCGGGCTCCGAAGATTCCGGCCTTTTGATCCTCAACCGGTCGGGAGAAAAGCTCCTTTCCCCGTCTCTGCAGGGAACGGTGAGGTCCGTTTCCGTTTTCGGCTCTGCCGCGGCCGCCCTGTGCGGCTCGAAAGTCTATTTTTACACCTCGTCGCCCGCGGGGCCTGCCGGCACCTGCGATGCGGGCGACGATGCAAAGGCGGTTGCGCTGAGAGACGAGACCTCCGCTTTTATCCTCGGTGTTTCGGAAATCCGAAAGGTTTCCAGCCGGTAA
- the truA gene encoding tRNA pseudouridine(38-40) synthase TruA, translating into MRNLLVTICFDGANYHGWQVQKNAVSVQEVFQQALRRILGEQTDVKGCSRTDSFVHARRFCISFHTEHDIPCERLVGALNHFLPKDIAVLSCREVPAEFHARYSCFGKEYEYLIWNERVRNPFLNGRALHYWVPLDPERLNRAASRLLGPHDFTSFCAVDARERGDMTRTVTEAYWKKDGGAVSFFVSADGFLYHMVRILVGTMLRVAEGKLEPEDVERILEARSRAAAGPTAPPQGLYLNRVFYKDVRLNG; encoded by the coding sequence ATGCGAAATCTTCTGGTTACAATCTGCTTTGACGGAGCAAACTATCACGGTTGGCAGGTTCAGAAGAATGCCGTTTCGGTTCAGGAGGTTTTCCAGCAGGCCCTCCGTCGGATCCTGGGAGAGCAGACGGACGTCAAGGGCTGCAGCCGGACGGATTCCTTTGTCCATGCCCGCAGGTTCTGCATCAGCTTTCATACGGAACACGACATCCCCTGTGAAAGGCTGGTCGGGGCGCTGAACCATTTTCTGCCGAAGGATATCGCCGTTCTGTCCTGCCGGGAAGTCCCGGCGGAGTTCCACGCAAGGTATTCCTGCTTCGGCAAGGAATACGAGTATCTGATCTGGAACGAGCGGGTCCGAAATCCTTTTTTAAACGGGAGGGCGCTGCACTACTGGGTTCCGCTGGATCCGGAACGCCTGAACCGCGCCGCCTCCCGGCTGCTTGGACCCCATGATTTTACTTCCTTCTGCGCCGTCGACGCGAGGGAGCGCGGCGACATGACGCGCACGGTGACCGAGGCATACTGGAAGAAAGACGGCGGAGCGGTGAGCTTTTTTGTATCTGCGGACGGGTTCCTTTACCATATGGTCCGCATTCTGGTCGGCACCATGCTGCGGGTCGCGGAAGGAAAGCTTGAGCCGGAAGACGTGGAACGGATTCTGGAGGCGCGCAGCCGCGCGGCGGCGGGCCCGACCGCGCCGCCCCAGGGACTGTACCTGAACAGGGTTTTCTATAAGGACGTGAGACTCAATGGCTGA
- a CDS encoding energy-coupling factor transporter transmembrane component T family protein has product MVRDITLGQYFPGDSLIHRLDPRMKIIITFAFIVFIFVATNFQGLALMLLLMAAVLLLSGVPLNQYLKSLKAVLFIVAFTFVLNLFYGGGTTVWSQRFPGFTMRITDGGISNAVFVAVRIFSLILFSSVLTFTTSPTQLTDALERLMKPLKVLHVGVHEIAMMMTIALRFVPTLLEETDKIMNAQKARGADLESGGFMQRIKSLIPILIPLFVSSFRRAYDLAMAMECRCYHGGEGRTKMKQLHMSGLDAAAAAASGLFCAAVLFCAFHFPAALR; this is encoded by the coding sequence GTGGTTAGAGACATCACGCTGGGCCAGTATTTTCCCGGGGACTCGCTGATTCACCGTCTGGACCCGCGCATGAAAATCATCATCACCTTTGCTTTTATCGTTTTTATTTTTGTCGCGACGAATTTTCAGGGCCTTGCTTTGATGCTCCTGCTGATGGCCGCCGTCCTGCTCCTGTCCGGCGTGCCGCTGAATCAGTATCTGAAAAGCCTGAAGGCCGTCCTGTTCATCGTCGCGTTCACCTTCGTCCTGAACCTGTTTTACGGCGGCGGGACCACCGTCTGGAGCCAGCGCTTTCCGGGCTTCACCATGCGGATCACGGACGGCGGGATCAGCAATGCGGTCTTCGTTGCCGTGCGGATCTTCAGCCTGATCCTGTTCAGCTCGGTGCTGACGTTCACGACTTCCCCGACCCAGCTGACCGATGCGCTGGAACGCCTGATGAAACCGCTCAAGGTCCTGCATGTCGGGGTCCATGAGATCGCGATGATGATGACGATCGCGCTGCGGTTCGTGCCGACGCTGCTCGAGGAAACTGACAAGATCATGAACGCGCAGAAGGCCAGGGGAGCCGACCTGGAAAGCGGCGGGTTCATGCAGCGGATCAAATCGCTGATCCCGATCCTGATCCCTCTGTTCGTGTCGTCGTTCCGCAGAGCTTACGACCTTGCGATGGCGATGGAGTGCCGTTGCTATCACGGCGGCGAAGGACGCACTAAAATGAAGCAGCTCCACATGTCCGGCCTGGACGCGGCGGCGGCCGCAGCATCCGGCCTGTTCTGCGCGGCGGTTCTGTTCTGCGCCTTTCACTTTCCGGCCGCGCTGAGGTGA
- a CDS encoding energy-coupling factor transporter ATPase codes for MPVIETKELTFLYGEGTPFRKTAVDHVNISVEQGEFLGLIGHTGSGKSTLIQQFNGLLKPTSGQVLLKGKDIWAEPKKIRGVRFQVGMVFQYPEHQLFEETVLKDICFGPQNMGLSESEAKDRAGEAARFVGLPDELLGKSPFELSGGEKRRAAIAGVIAMDPDVLILDEPTAGLDPRGRDMLLRQIGAYHRQRNNTVILVSHSMEDIARVADRVLVMNGGKAVMLDKTEKVFARGRELEKMGLRVPEITKILLTLREHGCPVEPSLTVDQAVEQLLPLLKKGGAARG; via the coding sequence ATGCCTGTCATTGAAACCAAAGAACTCACTTTTCTGTACGGCGAGGGAACCCCGTTCCGGAAGACCGCCGTGGACCACGTCAACATCTCTGTCGAACAGGGCGAGTTTCTCGGCCTGATCGGTCACACCGGTTCCGGCAAATCCACGCTGATTCAGCAGTTCAACGGGCTGCTGAAACCGACGTCCGGTCAGGTGCTGCTCAAGGGAAAGGATATCTGGGCCGAGCCGAAAAAGATCCGCGGCGTGCGCTTTCAGGTCGGCATGGTGTTCCAGTACCCGGAGCATCAGCTGTTTGAGGAAACCGTTCTGAAGGATATCTGCTTCGGGCCTCAGAACATGGGCCTCTCGGAGAGCGAGGCGAAGGATCGGGCCGGGGAGGCGGCGCGTTTTGTCGGATTGCCGGACGAGCTGCTCGGGAAAAGCCCGTTTGAGCTTTCCGGCGGCGAAAAGCGCCGGGCGGCCATCGCCGGGGTGATCGCGATGGACCCGGACGTGCTGATCCTCGACGAACCGACGGCGGGCCTCGACCCGCGCGGGAGGGACATGCTGCTCCGCCAGATCGGCGCATACCACCGGCAGAGAAACAACACGGTGATTCTGGTTTCCCACAGCATGGAGGACATCGCGCGCGTGGCGGACCGGGTGCTGGTCATGAACGGCGGAAAGGCCGTGATGCTGGACAAAACCGAAAAAGTCTTTGCGCGCGGGCGGGAGCTGGAGAAGATGGGGCTGCGCGTCCCGGAAATCACCAAGATCCTGCTGACGCTGCGGGAACACGGCTGCCCGGTCGAGCCTTCCCTGACGGTTGACCAGGCGGTGGAGCAGCTTCTGCCGCTGCTGAAGAAAGGGGGCGCCGCCCGTGGTTAG
- a CDS encoding energy-coupling factor transporter ATPase: MEDYIRAEDVTFSYESQEDKNAPEVLHGVSLGIQKGEFVALLGRNGSGKSTMAKEFNAMLLPSGGKVYVDGLDTLDEDLKIEIRRRVGLVLQNPDNQLVASIVEEDVAFGPENLGVPPPEIRERVDDALKAVEMYDYRLHAPYKLSGGQKQRIAIAGIIAMQPDCIVLDEPTAMLDPRGRDEVLETIHRLNREKGITIVLITHYMDEAVGADRVVVMDDGKILTQGTPREVFSQVELLKTHQLDVPQSTELIYRLKSAGIPLRDGVLNAEECVAALEPLLKRSGNIGETNACH, from the coding sequence ATGGAAGATTATATCAGGGCGGAAGACGTCACGTTTTCCTATGAATCGCAGGAGGATAAGAATGCGCCCGAAGTTCTCCACGGCGTTTCACTCGGCATTCAAAAGGGTGAATTTGTCGCGTTGCTGGGGCGTAACGGATCGGGAAAATCCACTATGGCGAAGGAATTCAACGCCATGCTGCTCCCCAGCGGAGGCAAGGTCTATGTCGACGGCCTCGACACGCTCGACGAGGATTTGAAGATCGAGATCCGCCGGAGGGTCGGCCTGGTCCTTCAGAACCCGGATAACCAGCTGGTTGCCAGCATCGTGGAGGAAGACGTGGCTTTCGGTCCGGAAAATCTCGGCGTCCCGCCGCCGGAAATCCGCGAGCGGGTGGACGACGCGCTGAAAGCGGTGGAGATGTACGATTACCGCCTGCACGCGCCGTACAAGCTCTCCGGCGGGCAGAAGCAGCGGATCGCCATCGCGGGGATCATCGCCATGCAGCCGGACTGCATCGTGCTGGACGAGCCGACGGCCATGCTGGACCCGCGCGGGCGCGACGAGGTCCTTGAAACGATCCACCGTCTGAACCGTGAAAAAGGAATTACCATCGTCCTGATTACGCATTATATGGACGAAGCGGTCGGTGCGGACCGCGTCGTCGTGATGGACGACGGCAAAATTCTGACACAGGGAACGCCGAGGGAGGTTTTTTCCCAGGTGGAACTGCTCAAGACACATCAGCTCGACGTTCCGCAGTCCACGGAGCTGATTTACCGTCTGAAATCCGCAGGGATTCCCCTGCGGGACGGAGTCCTGAATGCTGAGGAATGCGTCGCGGCTCTGGAGCCTTTGCTCAAAAGGTCGGGAAATATAGGAGAGACAAATGCCTGTCATTGA
- a CDS encoding class I SAM-dependent methyltransferase: MRVADWKDYELIDASGGERLERWGKVILIRPDPQVLWDTPKKDPLWDKADARYRRSSAGGGSWQVLRSVPPVWNIRYGDLTFRLKTMGFKHTGIFPEQAVNWDLVMDLIRKAGRPVRVLNLFGYTGAATLACLKAGAGVCHVDASKGMVSWARENAEESGLSDRPVRWLVDDCQKFVRREQRRGNTYDGIIMDPPSYGRGPGGEVWKLEEQIYALVGECVPLLSRDPLFFLLNSYTAGLSPAVMEYILGVLVNGRFKGRLSSGEIGLPVTRSGLVLPCGGTAVWRAD, from the coding sequence TTGAGAGTTGCAGACTGGAAGGACTATGAACTGATCGACGCCTCCGGAGGAGAACGGCTGGAGCGGTGGGGAAAAGTGATCCTGATCCGCCCGGACCCGCAGGTCCTGTGGGATACGCCGAAGAAAGACCCTCTGTGGGATAAGGCGGACGCCCGCTACCGGCGTTCCTCCGCCGGAGGCGGAAGCTGGCAGGTGCTCCGGAGCGTGCCGCCCGTGTGGAACATCCGCTACGGGGACCTTACGTTCCGCCTGAAAACGATGGGATTTAAACACACCGGGATTTTTCCGGAACAGGCCGTCAACTGGGATCTTGTCATGGATCTGATCCGGAAGGCGGGCCGCCCGGTCCGGGTCCTGAACCTGTTCGGCTACACGGGCGCGGCGACGCTTGCCTGCCTGAAAGCCGGGGCCGGGGTCTGCCATGTGGACGCATCCAAGGGGATGGTTTCCTGGGCGAGGGAAAACGCGGAGGAATCCGGCCTTTCGGACCGACCTGTGCGCTGGCTCGTCGACGACTGCCAGAAATTCGTCCGCCGCGAGCAGCGCCGGGGCAATACCTACGACGGGATCATCATGGACCCGCCCTCCTACGGCCGGGGGCCGGGCGGGGAGGTCTGGAAGCTGGAGGAACAGATTTACGCGCTGGTCGGGGAATGCGTGCCGCTGCTTTCGCGCGATCCGCTGTTTTTCCTTTTAAATTCGTACACCGCGGGGCTGTCCCCTGCGGTCATGGAATATATTCTGGGCGTTTTGGTCAATGGGCGCTTCAAAGGGAGACTATCCTCCGGAGAGATCGGACTGCCCGTCACGCGGAGCGGGCTGGTTCTGCCGTGCGGAGGCACGGCGGTATGGCGGGCGGATTGA